Proteins from one Pseudarthrobacter sp. BIM B-2242 genomic window:
- a CDS encoding ATP-binding protein codes for MENPFRPSAGATPPEILGRAGVLDEFEYGLRLGSGSPGLLTIFTGARGIGKTVMIGAAHDIAREKGWAVVSETATAGFMGRIGESMRQLAEELGTGPANRRITAIAAAGFSITTQLPPERQVAWRTVGEGLLRLLDERGNGLVITVDEIHAADRSELAQLAASVQHFIQDRLPIGLVFAGLPAAVSDLLNEGVATFLRRADKIDLHAAAVREVEESFASTFAEAGFDVSPGLVRRSAEATGGYPFLIQLVGYFLWKEAENYQGSLSPESVERAIEAANRRNGRTVIEAALAAASPKDLDFLQAMAEDDGPSVAGDIGRRLGARTNLVANYRSRLLAAGLIESTAHGKVDFAIPGLRQHLRGRNT; via the coding sequence ATGGAGAACCCGTTTCGTCCCTCGGCCGGGGCGACGCCGCCGGAAATCCTCGGCAGGGCCGGCGTGCTGGATGAGTTCGAGTACGGGCTCCGGCTGGGCTCCGGCTCCCCTGGCTTGCTGACCATCTTCACCGGTGCCCGCGGCATCGGCAAGACCGTGATGATCGGCGCCGCACACGACATCGCCCGCGAAAAGGGCTGGGCAGTGGTCTCAGAGACCGCCACCGCAGGCTTCATGGGCCGCATCGGCGAGTCCATGCGTCAGCTCGCCGAGGAGCTGGGCACCGGCCCGGCCAACCGACGGATCACTGCGATCGCCGCCGCCGGCTTCAGCATCACCACCCAACTCCCGCCCGAACGCCAGGTAGCGTGGCGGACCGTGGGCGAAGGCCTGCTGAGGCTACTGGACGAACGCGGCAACGGCCTGGTCATTACGGTGGATGAGATCCATGCTGCCGACCGCAGCGAACTCGCCCAGCTGGCTGCCAGCGTCCAGCACTTCATCCAGGACAGGCTGCCCATCGGCCTGGTCTTCGCCGGGCTGCCCGCTGCCGTTTCCGACCTGCTCAACGAAGGAGTGGCAACTTTTCTCCGCAGGGCCGACAAAATCGATCTCCACGCCGCAGCCGTCCGGGAGGTGGAGGAGTCCTTCGCCAGCACCTTCGCCGAGGCAGGCTTCGACGTCTCCCCCGGCCTCGTCCGCCGCTCAGCGGAGGCCACCGGAGGGTACCCCTTCCTCATCCAACTGGTCGGCTACTTCCTCTGGAAGGAAGCGGAGAATTACCAGGGAAGCCTCAGCCCCGAATCAGTTGAACGCGCCATCGAGGCGGCAAACCGGCGCAACGGGCGCACCGTCATCGAAGCAGCCCTCGCCGCCGCCTCCCCCAAAGACCTCGATTTCCTTCAGGCAATGGCCGAAGACGACGGACCGTCTGTTGCCGGAGACATCGGCCGGCGCCTCGGAGCCAGGACAAACCTCGTCGCCAACTACCGTTCCAGGCTGTTGGCGGCGGGTCTCATCGAATCCACCGCCCACGGAAAGGTCGATTTCGCGATCCCTGGGCTCCGGCAGCATCTCCGGGGCCGCAACACGTAG
- a CDS encoding DUF3054 domain-containing protein — MTFPTHEHSTSAGTRTITASALADAVLILVFAAIGRDTHQRSDVLAGVFLTAWPFLAGAALAWLAARAWRRPLSIKSGVAIWLGAVVVGMALRALTGQTVVLPFVIVALLSLGLGLLGYRALIALAGRLRKS; from the coding sequence ATGACTTTCCCGACGCATGAGCACTCCACTTCCGCCGGCACGCGAACGATTACGGCGTCGGCTCTGGCCGATGCCGTCCTGATTCTGGTCTTCGCCGCAATCGGCCGTGACACGCACCAGCGCTCCGACGTCCTCGCCGGAGTCTTCCTCACGGCTTGGCCGTTCCTCGCCGGTGCCGCCCTTGCGTGGCTGGCCGCCCGGGCATGGCGGCGGCCGCTGTCCATAAAATCCGGCGTCGCCATCTGGCTCGGAGCGGTTGTCGTCGGCATGGCTCTGCGCGCCCTGACCGGCCAGACAGTGGTGCTTCCCTTCGTCATTGTGGCCCTTCTTAGCCTTGGCCTTGGGCTGCTGGGTTACCGGGCACTCATCGCTCTGGCAGGCAGGCTCCGGAAGTCCTGA
- a CDS encoding ubiquinol-cytochrome c reductase iron-sulfur subunit, which translates to MGNHSDGSPNHSGTVATAGQNEVEKFQDPGLPPHRLRLADTDPKAAKRAERQVAVLFGVSVVGTLIFLVAYFAIDLGEGSGAGIDSIRLQNALLGLGTAFAMLGIGTGIVHWAKALMPDHEVSEERHAIRTEEDRQAAVRIVDDIVEETGIKRRPLIRNTLLGAVALAPLPAIAVFGDLGPRPDKKLAHTMWAPQEGKLKRLTRDPDGTPIKASDVTLGSAFHVIPEGLNELHEGKLNEKAKAVVLLMRLDPASLKPSAGREDWSYNGIVAYSKICTHVGCPVALYEQQTHHLLCPCHQSTFDLTQECKVIFGPASRPLPQLPIAVDNEGYLVATSDFKEPVGPSYWERDEHERSINS; encoded by the coding sequence ATGGGCAACCATAGTGACGGCAGTCCGAACCACTCGGGCACCGTAGCTACGGCTGGTCAGAATGAGGTGGAGAAATTCCAGGATCCTGGACTTCCCCCGCATCGTTTGCGCCTGGCTGACACGGACCCGAAGGCCGCCAAACGGGCAGAACGGCAGGTGGCTGTACTTTTCGGCGTCTCCGTTGTTGGCACCCTGATCTTCCTGGTGGCGTACTTCGCCATCGATCTGGGCGAAGGGTCGGGTGCAGGCATTGACTCGATCCGCCTGCAGAACGCCCTCCTGGGACTGGGCACGGCGTTTGCCATGCTCGGCATCGGCACTGGCATTGTGCACTGGGCCAAGGCCCTGATGCCAGACCACGAAGTGTCGGAAGAGCGCCACGCAATCCGCACCGAAGAGGACCGCCAGGCGGCGGTACGCATCGTTGACGACATCGTGGAAGAGACCGGCATCAAGCGCCGCCCACTCATCCGCAACACGCTGCTTGGCGCCGTTGCCCTGGCACCTTTGCCCGCCATCGCGGTTTTCGGTGACCTTGGGCCCCGCCCGGACAAGAAACTGGCCCACACCATGTGGGCTCCCCAGGAAGGCAAGCTCAAGCGCCTCACCCGGGACCCTGACGGCACGCCCATCAAGGCCTCTGATGTCACCCTGGGATCCGCCTTCCACGTCATTCCCGAAGGTCTGAACGAGCTGCACGAAGGCAAGCTCAACGAAAAGGCCAAGGCTGTTGTACTCCTCATGCGTCTTGATCCTGCGTCCCTGAAGCCTTCGGCGGGCCGCGAGGACTGGAGCTACAACGGCATTGTTGCCTACTCCAAGATCTGCACCCACGTCGGTTGCCCTGTTGCCCTTTATGAGCAGCAGACGCACCACCTGCTGTGCCCGTGCCACCAGTCCACCTTTGACCTCACACAAGAGTGCAAAGTGATCTTTGGCCCGGCCAGCCGGCCCCTCCCCCAGCTGCCTATCGCGGTGGACAACGAGGGCTACCTGGTCGCAACCAGCGACTTCAAAGAACCTGTAGGACCGAGTTACTGGGAGCGTGATGAGCATGAGCGCAGCATCAACAGCTGA
- a CDS encoding tyrosine-type recombinase/integrase yields MVNFPALNDYEDSRGLLAKLMATVRPEFRPGIVIPAPGSLVFNTEPCRIDECERQRTVKGFCKSHYKRWLDQGRPETESFLASPGPLPVGDGPLAACTVTWCRFGSARRGLCVSHHGFFGRSSETDVIKWLATLSPEPAAERPECRLAFCDLWAQGNSPLCLNHKSRWHAIGAPDIDEFVTRCESVGLDRFDFRCLADRPQLRLELQHALQCRHDERRASTRASVVTPVIRLVSDSGVASLLDWNLEQWSAFYGAGRVGRSHRHNGQLAFLRFAYTRLEDLAAGTGWESEFGRDAWALHRLGYTDTRGALRFDKIPQPWLRSLAKRFIRWRLTSGREIIQARVDLLALNRFAAFLAHTIAGSDGPDCIDRGILERFLAELARDKRAVTSRGRDVSSLNAFFAAIRRHGWAKDLPASANFYPEDFPRPAKRLPRALADQIMAQLDQPENLGKWTSPDSRLLTLILMRCGLRVGDTCNLVSDCVVRDGDGAPYLRYMNRKMKREALVPLDEEVHTAILDQQRRVRERFPEGSNWLFPAPKMNPDGAKPLTTHSYRGQLEDWLARCAIRDEHGQEVRLTPHQWRHTFGTTLINRDVPQEVVRVLLDHTSAEMTAHYARLHDTTVRRHWEKARKVNINGDTITIDPQGPLAEASWAKQRLGRATQSLPNGFCGLPVQKSCPHANACLTCPMFVTTADFLPQHQEQRRQTVQILSAAEARGQTRLIEMNQAVLHNLDRIIDSLDDTAPAEAAG; encoded by the coding sequence GTGGTGAACTTCCCTGCGCTGAACGACTACGAGGATAGTCGCGGTCTGTTGGCTAAGCTCATGGCCACGGTCCGGCCGGAATTCCGACCCGGGATCGTGATTCCAGCCCCAGGCTCCCTCGTCTTCAACACCGAGCCCTGCCGGATCGACGAGTGTGAAAGGCAACGCACGGTCAAAGGGTTCTGCAAAAGCCACTACAAGCGTTGGCTGGACCAAGGACGCCCGGAAACCGAATCATTCCTCGCCAGCCCCGGCCCATTGCCCGTAGGCGATGGCCCCCTGGCGGCATGCACCGTCACGTGGTGCCGCTTCGGTTCGGCCAGACGCGGCCTCTGCGTCAGCCATCACGGGTTCTTCGGACGTTCTAGCGAGACCGACGTGATTAAGTGGCTCGCTACCCTCTCCCCCGAGCCGGCCGCCGAACGGCCCGAATGCAGGCTCGCGTTCTGCGACCTCTGGGCCCAAGGCAACTCGCCGTTGTGTCTCAACCACAAGTCCCGCTGGCACGCCATTGGCGCACCGGATATCGACGAGTTCGTCACCCGGTGCGAAAGCGTGGGTCTGGATCGGTTCGATTTCCGATGCCTGGCTGATCGTCCCCAGTTGCGGCTTGAGCTCCAGCACGCCCTGCAATGCCGCCACGACGAACGCCGGGCCAGTACCCGCGCCTCCGTTGTGACGCCCGTGATCCGGCTCGTCTCCGACAGCGGCGTCGCCTCGCTGCTGGACTGGAATCTCGAGCAGTGGTCAGCGTTCTACGGCGCCGGCCGGGTAGGCCGCAGTCACCGCCACAACGGGCAACTCGCGTTCCTGCGCTTTGCTTACACCCGGCTCGAAGACCTCGCCGCCGGCACCGGGTGGGAGTCTGAGTTTGGCCGCGACGCCTGGGCCCTGCACCGCCTCGGTTACACCGACACGCGCGGCGCCCTCCGCTTCGACAAGATCCCGCAACCGTGGCTGCGCTCCTTGGCAAAACGCTTCATCCGGTGGCGGTTGACCAGCGGTCGGGAGATCATCCAGGCCCGCGTCGACCTCCTCGCTCTGAACCGATTCGCCGCGTTCCTCGCGCACACCATCGCTGGCTCCGACGGCCCGGACTGCATCGACCGCGGCATCCTGGAACGCTTCCTCGCCGAGCTCGCCCGTGACAAACGGGCCGTGACTTCCCGTGGCCGCGACGTCAGCTCCCTGAACGCCTTCTTCGCCGCGATCCGCCGCCACGGCTGGGCCAAGGACCTGCCGGCATCGGCGAACTTCTACCCTGAAGACTTCCCACGACCGGCCAAACGACTGCCCAGGGCCCTGGCCGACCAAATCATGGCGCAACTGGACCAACCCGAAAACCTCGGCAAATGGACCAGCCCCGACAGTCGGCTTCTCACCCTGATACTGATGCGCTGCGGTCTGCGCGTCGGGGACACCTGCAACCTGGTATCAGACTGCGTGGTCCGTGACGGTGACGGTGCCCCATACCTGCGCTATATGAACCGGAAGATGAAGCGCGAAGCCCTCGTGCCCCTCGATGAGGAAGTCCATACCGCCATACTCGACCAGCAACGACGCGTCCGCGAACGATTCCCCGAAGGCAGCAACTGGCTGTTCCCGGCCCCGAAGATGAACCCCGACGGAGCAAAACCGCTGACCACGCACTCCTACCGCGGACAGCTTGAAGACTGGCTGGCACGCTGTGCCATCCGCGACGAACACGGGCAGGAGGTGCGCCTGACGCCGCATCAGTGGCGCCATACCTTCGGGACAACACTGATCAACCGCGACGTCCCCCAAGAAGTTGTTCGGGTCCTCCTCGACCACACCTCGGCGGAGATGACCGCCCACTACGCTCGGCTGCACGACACGACCGTGCGCCGCCACTGGGAGAAGGCCCGCAAGGTTAACATCAACGGCGACACCATCACCATTGACCCGCAAGGTCCCCTCGCCGAAGCCAGCTGGGCCAAGCAACGCCTCGGCCGAGCGACGCAGAGCCTGCCGAACGGATTCTGCGGGCTCCCGGTCCAGAAGTCCTGCCCGCACGCCAACGCCTGCCTGACCTGTCCCATGTTTGTCACCACCGCCGATTTCCTCCCCCAGCACCAAGAGCAGCGCCGCCAGACCGTCCAGATCCTTTCCGCAGCCGAGGCACGCGGACAGACCCGGCTCATCGAGATGAACCAGGCAGTACTGCACAACCTGGACCGCATCATCGACTCCCTCGACGACACCGCACCAGCCGAGGCGGCCGGATGA
- a CDS encoding Lrp/AsnC family transcriptional regulator: MITAFVLIKTDAARIPETAEEISAIPGISEVYSVTGEWDLIAVARVARHEDLADVIADKLSKVPAVVHTTTHIAFRAYSQHDLDAAFALGFEQ; this comes from the coding sequence GTGATCACCGCATTCGTTCTGATCAAGACCGACGCCGCACGCATCCCGGAAACCGCTGAGGAAATTTCCGCGATTCCGGGTATCAGCGAGGTCTACTCCGTGACCGGGGAGTGGGACCTGATCGCCGTTGCCCGGGTAGCACGGCACGAGGACCTGGCGGACGTCATTGCCGACAAACTCTCCAAGGTTCCCGCCGTTGTCCACACCACCACCCACATCGCCTTCCGCGCGTACTCCCAGCACGATCTCGATGCAGCCTTTGCACTGGGTTTCGAGCAGTAG
- the trpD gene encoding anthranilate phosphoribosyltransferase has product MTSQATAPAAGNTWPRLISALINGTDLTADSTAWAMDRIMSGEATPAQIAGFLVALSSKGETVNEISGLVEAMLRHATPISIPGEKLDIVGTGGDQLNTINISTMAALVAAGAGAKVVKHGNRAASSSSGSADVLEALGVRLDLPVEQVARNAGEAGITFCFAQVFHPSFRHTAVPRKELAIPTAFNFLGPLTNPALVQASAVGVANARMAPLVAGVLAQRGSRGLVFRGNDGLDELTTTGPSTVWEIRGGTVTELDFSPAELGIRPATVEELRGGDAQANAAVVRDVLAGKTGAARDAVLLNAAAGLVAFDATAEGPFLERMRAALGRAAESIDSGAAAAVLDKWVALTRP; this is encoded by the coding sequence GTGACTTCTCAGGCAACCGCGCCGGCGGCCGGCAACACGTGGCCCCGGCTTATTTCAGCGCTCATCAACGGCACGGATCTCACGGCGGACAGCACCGCGTGGGCGATGGACAGGATTATGTCCGGGGAGGCGACGCCGGCCCAGATAGCCGGGTTCCTCGTGGCCCTCAGTTCCAAGGGTGAGACCGTCAACGAAATCTCGGGGCTGGTGGAAGCGATGCTGCGGCACGCCACACCCATCAGCATTCCCGGCGAGAAACTCGACATCGTGGGCACGGGTGGAGATCAGCTCAACACCATCAATATCTCCACCATGGCCGCGCTGGTGGCTGCCGGCGCCGGAGCGAAGGTGGTGAAGCACGGGAACCGGGCGGCGTCGTCGTCGTCGGGGTCTGCCGATGTGCTTGAGGCGCTGGGTGTCCGGCTGGATCTCCCTGTGGAGCAGGTTGCCAGGAACGCGGGGGAGGCCGGTATCACGTTCTGCTTCGCGCAGGTGTTCCACCCGTCCTTCCGCCACACGGCCGTTCCCCGTAAGGAACTGGCCATTCCCACGGCGTTCAACTTCTTGGGACCGCTGACCAACCCGGCGTTGGTGCAGGCATCAGCAGTAGGCGTGGCCAATGCACGGATGGCTCCGCTTGTTGCCGGCGTCCTGGCGCAGCGGGGGAGCCGCGGCCTCGTCTTCCGCGGGAACGACGGGCTCGACGAACTGACCACAACGGGACCATCCACCGTTTGGGAGATCCGCGGCGGCACCGTCACCGAGCTGGACTTTTCCCCGGCCGAGCTCGGCATCCGTCCCGCAACCGTGGAGGAACTCCGTGGCGGGGACGCCCAGGCGAACGCCGCCGTCGTGCGTGATGTCCTTGCCGGTAAGACCGGAGCCGCCCGCGACGCCGTACTGCTCAATGCGGCCGCCGGACTGGTCGCCTTCGATGCGACGGCGGAGGGCCCGTTCCTCGAGCGTATGCGCGCGGCCCTGGGCCGGGCCGCCGAGTCGATCGACTCCGGTGCTGCGGCAGCGGTCCTGGATAAGTGGGTGGCCCTGACCCGGCCGTGA
- a CDS encoding cytochrome c — MKALSQKRRHPLAVIALLLMGLLVTGGLYAVATTVNEAKASTTSFSASDTAEGEKLFEANCATCHGMGAGGTQDGPSLVGVGAAAVDFQVGTGRMPMQMNGPQAYKKPAQFNDEQTHQLSGYVASLGAGPAIPEEGLLDEKGDAAVGGELFRVNCAMCHNAAAAGGALTRGKFAPALADVSGKHIYEAMVTGPQNMPVFSDANVTPEGKRDIITFLKQIEANGSPGGADLGSLGPVAEGLFVWIAGLGVIIAFTIWLTSRTS; from the coding sequence GTGAAGGCTCTCTCGCAAAAGCGGCGTCACCCACTCGCAGTCATAGCGCTGCTCCTGATGGGACTACTCGTCACTGGTGGGCTCTATGCCGTTGCCACCACGGTCAACGAGGCCAAGGCGTCAACCACCAGCTTCAGCGCAAGTGACACCGCCGAGGGCGAAAAGCTCTTTGAAGCCAACTGCGCTACCTGCCACGGAATGGGCGCCGGCGGCACGCAGGACGGGCCGTCGCTCGTGGGTGTTGGTGCCGCAGCAGTTGACTTCCAGGTTGGAACCGGCCGCATGCCCATGCAGATGAACGGCCCCCAGGCCTACAAGAAGCCGGCCCAGTTCAACGATGAGCAGACCCACCAGCTTTCAGGTTATGTCGCTTCCCTGGGAGCAGGCCCGGCAATTCCTGAAGAAGGCCTGTTGGACGAAAAGGGCGATGCAGCCGTGGGCGGCGAGCTCTTCCGCGTGAACTGCGCCATGTGCCACAACGCTGCTGCCGCCGGCGGTGCGTTGACCCGCGGCAAGTTCGCTCCTGCCCTCGCCGACGTGTCCGGCAAGCACATCTACGAAGCCATGGTGACGGGGCCGCAGAACATGCCCGTCTTCAGTGACGCGAACGTAACTCCCGAAGGCAAGCGCGACATCATCACCTTCCTGAAGCAGATCGAAGCCAACGGTTCACCCGGTGGCGCAGACCTGGGCTCGCTTGGGCCGGTCGCTGAAGGCCTCTTCGTCTGGATCGCAGGGCTTGGCGTCATCATCGCCTTCACGATCTGGCTGACATCCCGAACGTCCTAG
- a CDS encoding helix-turn-helix transcriptional regulator, with amino-acid sequence MVRREVEYRWRLSELMAARGLHNTTDLIPLLAERGITLSRPQVYRLVNQKPERVALQVIAAICDIFSCGPEDLITVTAADVRARKTGTSAPNVVDLNRTVRPRRARIIDDDH; translated from the coding sequence ATGGTGAGACGCGAAGTCGAATACAGGTGGCGGCTCTCCGAGCTCATGGCAGCACGGGGACTGCACAACACCACCGACCTCATCCCTCTGCTGGCCGAGCGCGGCATCACCTTGTCCCGGCCACAGGTCTACCGGCTCGTCAACCAGAAACCAGAACGCGTCGCGCTGCAGGTTATCGCTGCGATCTGCGACATCTTCTCCTGCGGCCCCGAGGACCTGATCACCGTCACAGCCGCTGACGTCCGCGCCCGCAAAACCGGCACCAGCGCCCCCAACGTCGTTGACCTGAACCGCACCGTCCGCCCGCGACGGGCGCGCATCATCGACGATGACCACTGA
- a CDS encoding heme-copper oxidase subunit III yields the protein MGTTEFYRHNVYVTSATHAPSTPAHPTLNRPNMVSVGTVVWLSSELMFFAGLFAMYFTLRSTSGEMWAEETAKLNFPFALVNTIVLVASSFTCQMGVFAAERLQPRKTGGLFQFSRWGMNEWFTLTFIMGAFFVAGQTTEYAMLVSEHVSLSSNAYGSAFYITTGFHGLHVIGGLVAFLFIIGRSFAAKKFGHFEATSAIVTSYYWHFVDVVWIGLFLVIYVLM from the coding sequence TTGGGAACTACGGAGTTTTATAGACATAATGTCTATGTGACATCTGCGACCCATGCCCCCAGTACCCCGGCGCACCCCACGCTGAACCGCCCCAATATGGTTTCTGTTGGAACCGTAGTCTGGCTGTCCAGTGAGTTGATGTTCTTCGCCGGTCTCTTTGCCATGTACTTCACGCTCCGCTCCACGAGCGGCGAGATGTGGGCCGAAGAGACAGCCAAGCTCAACTTCCCCTTTGCGCTCGTTAACACCATCGTCCTTGTGGCAAGTTCGTTTACTTGCCAGATGGGCGTCTTCGCCGCCGAACGGCTGCAGCCCCGCAAGACGGGCGGACTCTTCCAGTTCTCCCGCTGGGGCATGAACGAATGGTTCACCCTGACTTTCATCATGGGGGCATTCTTCGTCGCAGGCCAGACCACGGAATACGCCATGCTGGTGTCAGAGCACGTCTCGCTCTCATCAAACGCCTATGGCTCGGCCTTTTACATCACCACAGGCTTCCACGGCCTGCACGTTATCGGCGGCCTCGTAGCCTTCCTCTTCATCATCGGACGCTCGTTCGCAGCGAAGAAGTTTGGCCACTTTGAAGCCACCTCGGCAATCGTGACCTCGTACTACTGGCACTTTGTCGACGTTGTCTGGATTGGCCTCTTCCTGGTCATCTACGTGCTGATGTAG
- a CDS encoding DUF6262 family protein, which translates to MNRPDNSRHLIKAAQQRAALTRSKAVQALRALHADGRPITFDAVARYARVSRSWLYTQPDLRAEIEHLRQNQASAEPTQESPAQRASEASLRQRLEAANDRIRRLNDENQRLRQQLAHALGQRRQSP; encoded by the coding sequence ATGAACCGCCCCGATAACAGCCGGCACCTGATCAAAGCTGCACAGCAGCGCGCGGCGCTCACCCGGTCCAAAGCCGTCCAAGCGCTGCGCGCCCTGCACGCGGACGGCCGCCCGATCACCTTCGACGCCGTCGCCAGATACGCCCGGGTCTCCCGGTCCTGGCTTTACACCCAGCCCGACCTCCGCGCAGAAATCGAACACCTCCGCCAAAACCAGGCCTCGGCGGAGCCCACACAGGAATCACCCGCACAGCGGGCAAGCGAGGCCTCGCTACGGCAACGACTCGAAGCCGCCAACGACAGAATCCGGCGACTCAACGACGAGAACCAACGCCTGCGACAGCAACTCGCACACGCCCTCGGACAACGCCGCCAAAGTCCATGA
- a CDS encoding recombinase XerD gives MTTDSPEGLTPRNTKLGRPRTTGTATCARCGRKAGRTRATWPEGRICGLCFTTATRTHGICPGCSRQRLLPGPPAAAGGPRCAPCAGILHNFHCTRCDTEGEFYRRGICARCALREDLNEQLLAGPADPESASRIVDVLCKADRPESIITWKRSPKVQALLGSLSSGETPLTHEGLDAAAESANREANHLRALFIHHGLLPYQDPYLARFETWIHDKLHDLPEEVAKPIAQFATWHHLRRIRSMTTPEKSAQAPVHSAKQEITETIKFLDWLWETHQRTAASCTQQDIETWLATGPTTRKAIRTFIVFIKNTGTNHRVDIVHYTAKTRPAITQDQRVAWLRELLTGTSESLTYRVAGILLLLYAQPLVRVAKLRTDAIKPMKAPATCGSPSARTQCPFPNPWPTCFESTLKAVRISEQDQTHKALGSSRGPGPDNHFTQTASWIGSAAWASTCAAHETLPWTNTC, from the coding sequence ATGACCACTGACTCGCCCGAAGGACTGACGCCTCGCAACACCAAGCTCGGCAGGCCGCGCACCACCGGGACCGCCACCTGTGCACGATGCGGCCGAAAAGCGGGCAGAACACGCGCCACCTGGCCCGAAGGCCGAATCTGCGGCCTCTGCTTCACCACTGCCACCCGCACCCACGGGATCTGCCCCGGCTGCAGTCGGCAGCGGCTGCTGCCCGGGCCGCCCGCGGCCGCTGGAGGTCCCCGCTGCGCACCCTGCGCCGGCATCCTCCATAACTTCCACTGCACCCGCTGCGATACGGAGGGCGAGTTCTATCGGCGCGGTATCTGCGCCCGCTGCGCCCTTCGGGAGGACCTCAATGAGCAACTACTGGCAGGGCCTGCTGACCCGGAATCAGCCAGCAGAATTGTCGATGTCCTTTGCAAAGCAGACCGGCCCGAAAGCATCATCACCTGGAAGCGCTCCCCCAAGGTCCAAGCCCTCCTCGGCTCTCTATCGAGCGGGGAGACTCCGCTGACGCACGAAGGACTCGATGCCGCGGCTGAGTCAGCGAATCGCGAAGCCAATCACCTGCGCGCCCTGTTCATCCATCACGGACTCCTCCCCTACCAAGACCCGTATCTTGCCCGGTTCGAGACCTGGATTCACGACAAGCTCCACGACTTACCCGAGGAGGTCGCCAAACCCATCGCGCAGTTTGCGACCTGGCATCACCTCCGGCGCATCCGGTCCATGACAACACCGGAGAAGAGCGCTCAGGCCCCGGTGCACTCCGCCAAACAAGAGATCACCGAAACCATCAAGTTCCTGGACTGGCTCTGGGAAACCCACCAGCGCACGGCTGCGAGTTGCACCCAACAAGACATCGAAACCTGGCTCGCAACCGGTCCCACGACCAGAAAAGCCATCCGCACCTTCATCGTCTTCATCAAGAACACCGGCACAAACCACCGAGTGGACATTGTCCACTACACAGCCAAGACCCGCCCCGCGATCACCCAGGACCAGCGCGTGGCCTGGCTCCGGGAACTGCTTACAGGCACCAGCGAGTCCCTGACCTACCGAGTCGCCGGCATCCTGCTGCTTCTCTACGCCCAGCCGCTCGTTCGGGTCGCCAAACTCCGGACCGACGCTATCAAACCAATGAAAGCACCGGCAACATGTGGATCACCTTCGGCCCGCACCCAGTGCCCATTCCCGAACCCTTGGCCGACTTGCTTCGAGAGCACCTTAAAGGCCGTCCGAATCTCAGAACAGGATCAGACGCACAAAGCCCTTGGCTCTTCCCGGGGACCCGGGCCGGACAACCACTTCACCCAAACGGCATCATGGATAGGCTCCGCAGCCTGGGCATCGACCTGCGCGGCGCACGAAACACTGCCCTGGACGAACACCTGTTAG